One region of Cydia pomonella isolate Wapato2018A chromosome 25, ilCydPomo1, whole genome shotgun sequence genomic DNA includes:
- the LOC133531582 gene encoding THAP domain-containing protein 3-like — protein YCCVKWCGKNTNTSSVKKDGISFHRFPKCPNLKEMWIDATKRSPDWFPSHTSVLCSRHFKPEYIKLTSNNRRFLYTNAIHYIFVCFLVM, from the exons TATTGTTGCGTGAAATGGTGTGGAAAAAACACAAATACATCGAGTGTCAAAAAGGATGGCATTTCATTTCACAG ATTCCCGAAATGTCCAAACTTAAAAGAAATGTGGATTGATGCCACAAAACGATCACCGGATTGGTTTCCTTCACACACCAGTGTCTTATGTTCACGGCACTTCAAACcagaatatattaaattaacgtCTAACAACAGGCGATTtttgtatacaaatgccattcattacatttttgtttgtttcttagtgatgtaa